From the Granulicella sp. L56 genome, the window TACAACTGGAAAGCAGGAAACCAGCGTTATGACGACCTCATCTGTAGTATCTTCACCGGGTTCAAGTTTTGCTTCTTTACCGCATTTTGACCGTCCTACCTTTCTGATGTGTGCCCCGGAATGGTATGACGTGAACTACGTCATCAATCCCTGGATGGCAGGCAATCTTCATCAATCCTCACGAGATACGGCATTTGCTCAATGGAAGACGCTGCATCAGCATCTTCAGCAGATTGCCGATGTGCGCCTGCTCCATCCACGGCAAGGATCGCCGGACATGGTCTTTGTCGGCCACACCGCCCTGGTGCAGCACGGTGTTGCAGCCGTCTCCAGCTTCGCCCATCCACAGCGCCAGACGGAAGAGGCCCATCTGCGCCGGTGGTTTCAGGATGCAGGATTCTTAGTATGGGAGACACCTCGCGAGACTGCTTTTGAAGGCGAAGGGGATGTTGTGTTCGACGCGGCTGGTGGGCGGCTGTGGGCGGCTCATGGATCGCGGACCTGCAAGCAGAGCCACAAGCATGTTGCCGATGCGTGGCATACCCCGGTGACCTCGCTGCATCTGGTCGATCCACGTTTCTATCATCTGGATCTTTGCTTTGCGCCGCTCAGCGGCGGAGAGCTGCTCTATTTCCCCGAAGCGTTCGATGCCTCATCGCTGGCCAAGATCGAAGCAGCTTTCAGCGCGGACAAACGCATTGCGGTCAGCGAGAGTGAAGCCACCCAGTTTGCGTGCAACGTCATCAACGTGGGTAAGCATATCCTGATGGGTAAGGTCGAAACTGATTTGGCGCAACGCCTTCGCAATCAAGGATATGAGGTGGCAGAGTTAAACCTCAGCGAGTTCATTCGCGGCGGAGGTTCTGCAAAATCAGTGGTTTTGCGTTTAAGCGATATGAATGTCACTCATGGTTCTGCTGTAAAAGCATAATTCGAAAGGATTAAAGCGCAGGGCTGTCGCGAATCAGCGACAGCCCTGTGCTTTTTCCGTTTATGAAGAAATGTGCGTAGCTGGAGCGATGGCTAGCAGGCAGCTTCTATCTCTTTGAGGATCGCTTCGGCGGCTTCAGCGGGATGAGCGGCCTGAGTAATGGGGCGGCCAACGACCAGCATGGACGCTCCGCGCTCAATCGCGGTACGAGGAGTGGCAATACGCTTCTGGTCGCCGATGTCGCTGCCGGTGGGACGAATTCCGGGAATGACTAGAAGGGCATCCTTGCCTAACTCGGCTCGCAGTGTGCCCACCTCTTCGGCGGAGGATACAAGCCCATTGATGCCGGAACTCTGCGCCAGCTTTGCCAGACGCAGGACCTGTTCGGCAGGGGTGGAGTTGACGCCCGTAGCGGTGAGTTGTGCCGCGTCCATGCTGGTGAGGACGGTGACGGCGAGCAGGCGGGGAGAACCGTAGGCGGTTGCAGCTTCTGCTGCGGCGGCCATCATGGCTGGGCCACCGGAGGCGTGAAGTGTGAGTAAGGAGGCTCCAGCCTGGGTGGCGGAGCGGACAGCTCCGGCTACTGTATTGGGAATGTCGTGGAGCTTGAGGTCGAGGAAGACATTGAAACCGCGATTGCGGAGGGTCTCGACGAGGGAGTTGCCGGTGGCGTAGTAAAGCTCCATGCCAACTTTGAACCATTGGCAGGTGCCGGAGAGCTGGTCTACCAGGTCGAAGGCGGCTTTGGCTGTGGGGAAGTCGAGGGCGACGGCGAGGCGGTCTTTTGTCGAGGGGCTCACGTTAATAAGTCTAACTGGGTTTGTTGTTCGGGATAAACGGTGGTGATATGCACCGTTTATCCCATTCCTAATAGGGCTCTTTATTTGATAGGGTCCATGACGACTGCGACGTCCAGGCGCCTTGTACTGCCGGGGATATCGAGCGAGCCCAGCACCAGCGGTTTGCCTGCGGTCAGGAACGATGTCCCTTCCAGGATGGTCTGCCGGATGATCGGGTCCTGCGGTCCCACTCCTGAGGGCTGGTCCGCTACGCTCGATTGCTCCACCTTGGAACGCAGCCTTATGGCATCGGCGGACTCATCCAGCAACACATCGAAGTTAAGGCCTGTGTCAATATAGGTTACCTGTGTCGATGTACCCGACTTTGCGTTATCGTAAGACCCAGTCACGATGGGTGTTCTGCTGCCTTGCTTGAGTTGGGTCCTCTCCCCCGAAATCACAACCATCGATAAATGTTGCGTCCCAATGCTCTTGGCTCCATCCAGCTCGGTAATGGTATAGGTCAGGCGATAGGCCTTCTTTGGCCGGTCAAGGTCTTTGATGATCTTTTCGGCGATTGCCATGTCATCAGCGGTGCATCGGACGACAATAGCATTTTGTCCGGGAACCAGCAGGATTTTATCTGAGGAAGTAAGAATATTGCGAAGGGTGGTTGCTATTTCATTGGCATCATTCGCCATGCCGCCGAAGTTGTTATCGGATCGGTTGAAGGTGTTGAGGTAGAAGGTTCGGACCGACTCATCCCCTGGCTTCGCGGCAGCAGGCGCAGATTGCGCCAATGCGCCAAGCGTACCGAGTGTTAAGGCCAAGGCCATCCCCAGAATTCCGTTTGCAAGTTTCATTGTCCATCTCCCTCTTCCGTGGCAGTTCGATTCCATTCCTTCTCCTTTTTGAAACTTCGATTTTATGGTCAAGATTTGTTCATCGCTTCTTGCGCCAATTTCTTCTTGTCCGCTTGCTCTTTGGTGAATCGCTTAAAGAACCTGTCGAACTCTGCTCTTTTCTGCTCGTCTTGCGCAGCCCACTTCGCGGGATCGATCGCAGCCAGCTCTTCGGGGGTGCGCGTGCGGACGAAACGCACCAACAGCTTCTCCTGCTCGGTCAGTGGCAGGGGAGGAGCAGGGCGACTGGGGGCGTTCATCTCCCGCACGGCCAGCGCCTCCTCGGGATCGATGACCTCCAGCCTTCTCGGCTTTGGCGTGCGTGGCGACCGGGTAACGATTGCAGGCCTCTGCGTCTCTACGCTTTCGGCCACTGTCGCTGAAGGCGAGGGAGGCAGCGGTGTCGAGGGAATTGCCTTCGCGGATTGCATGGGAGCGTATCGCCGCTGATGGATAGCCGGAACCGCCAGAACGAGCGCGACGACGCCTGCCAGCACAGCCGCATAAGCCATTGGCTTGGCGGTAATCCCGTGCCGGATTGCCGCTAGCCAGTCCCGTCGAGAACGAGCCGCCCCCTGGTTCTGGACCGCATCAAGGATGCGGCGCTCCATTCCTGCTGAAGCTTCGGCATCTCTTAGACCTGCCAGCACCTTTTCAATTGCCTGATCGGAATCCTTCATCGCCTGGTTTCTCCTTTCCCTAGCCGTTCGCGCAGTCGTGTCCGTGCCCGGAAGAGCAGTGCGCGAACCGCCGACTCGCTTCGCCCCAATACCTCTGCCATCTCTGCCGTTTCCAACTCTTCGATTGCCGAGAGCAGAAGGGCATGGCGCTCTCCCCTTGGCAGCCTCTCCATCTCGCGCAGGACGGAGCCGATACGCTGCGCTTCGTCGAGCGCCCTGTCGGCGGGTACGCTGCTTGCGGCCAGCGTCCCGGCAAAGACCTCGTCAAGTTGATCCGGCCGAATGCGGCGACGGCGGTCGAGGGCGAGGTTCCACGCGATGCGGACCAGCCATACCCGCATGTCGCGCACCTCGGGCAGGGAGTTGCGGTGCTCCAGAACGCGGACGAAAGCATCCTGCACCACGTCCTCGGCTTCCGTCCGACTGCGCAGGACGGAGTGGGCCACGCGGAAGAGCAGCGAGGAGTATGTCTCCACGAGAGCCGCGAGATCGACCTCCGACCGCGCACTCTCCATGGACCCCAAAGCCAAACTGTATCCCTCGAACGACGCCATAAGTCTCTTCTATGCTGACAGACGCAAGGGAACTGTTTGCGCTCGAAAATATTTGGCGCAGTTGTGCCAGGGAATCAAGGGCGATCTATATAGATAATGGAAAAGGGCACGACGGAAGCCGTGCCCTTCAGGGTGTGATCGAAAGAGAGTTTTAGAGGCTATTCGCCATAGTGACCGTTAGGCATGACCGGAATCTGGAGTTGGGCCAGAAGCTCCTGGGCGAGCTTGGGGTCGCCTCCACGTACCGGCTCCAGCTTGACCTTGCCTAGCCCGTGGATGCCTACGGCTTTGGCGGCAGCGTAGGAGAGGTCGATGACGCGGTCTTCAGGAACCGGACCGCGATCGTTCACGCGGACAAAGATGGACTTGTGATTTCTGAGGTTGGTGACCCTGATCCAACTGCCGAGGGGCAGGCTGCGGTGGGCGCAGGTGAGGGCGTACATATTGAAGGGTTCGCCGTTGGCGGTGGTGTGGCCCTGGAAACGGGTGCCGTACCAGGAGGCTTCGCCGATCTGGTACCAGTGATGCGCCTTTGCCTTGTGCCCGGACTGGGTTGCAGATTCTTTTGCGGCCGGAGCAGGATCGCTGGCTGCGGATGCCGCGACACCGAAGGCCATCATCAGAGTGACGACGACAACTCCGCCTTTCATCAAAGTGACCTTGCGGTCGCGTATTGTGGAAGGAATCAGTTTCATGCAATCTCCACTCCTTATTGTCTTGAGTTGAACCAGCTAAGTCAAACCCCAGGAGCAGTTTAAGTGGCAAAGTCGCTTGCCGGATCCAAATGTTTGTGCTAAAGGAATATGAGATGCGGCAGGCCGCTAATCGCCCGGATTAGGGGCTTTTAATGCTCGATTTATCCTCTTTGGGACGTTTTGACCGTATGCTGTAATTTTTTGAGAAAGTTACTGAAAAAGGCTCTTTTTTGGCTTTTCCCTCCAAAATGCGGACCGTGCTGACGATTGCCGGGTTCGATCCTTCCTCGGGCGCCGGGGTGACGGCGGACCTGATGGTGTTTGCGGCGCATGGCCTTTTTGGTACTTCGTGCATTACCAGCTTGACGGTGCAGTCGACGGTTGGGGTGCTGACAGCGCATCCGATACGTCCGGAGACAGTAAAAGAGACGCTCGATTGCCTGCACGGCGACCTGCCTGCTGCAGGTATCAAAATTGGGATGCTCGCGACGGAGGAGACCGTTGCCGTGGTGGCCGACTTTTTGGGAGAGCTAAAAGACAGAGGGCAGCGGGTACCGGTGGTGCTTGATCCCGTGCTGCGGTCGAGCTCGGGCAGGGAACTGCTGGATGAGGCTGGAGTTACGATGTTGCGGGAGAGATTGCTGCCGCTGGTGGACTGGGTGACTCCTAATATAGATGAGCTGGGGATTTTGACGGGGAGCCGAGTCGTGGAACGGGGTGATCTGCCGGGAGCGACTCGAGTGCTTCAGGGGGAGTATGGCGGATTGAATGTTCTGGCTACGGGAGGGCACTTGGAGCCTCCGGATGATTTTCTGCTCACTACGGCTGGCGGGACGTGGTGGCTGCCGGGAGCGCGGGTCGATTCGACCTCGACGCATGGGACGGGGTGTGCGCTTTCGAGCGCTCTGCTAAGCGGTCTGGTGCAGGGCAAGAGTGCTTATGAGGCCGCGGTGAGCGCGAAGATCTATGTCGCCGAGGCGATTCGGACGGCTGCCGGGCTGGGACATGGGCGAGGACCGCTGAATCATCTTTGGCCGCTGGAGTAATTTCAGGGATGACGGGTGAGTGGCAGTGCAAAGATTATCGCGATCGCGAGTGCTGGAAGCTCCTATAATTTCGAATTGCCGGTGACTTCTTCTTCAAGAGGGATTTCCTTTATGCGTCTCGTACATGCTTCTACGTTTGCCATTGCTTTTGTTCTTCTGGTTCCTGCGTTTTTGGGCGCGCAGGCGCAAGGGGATGGTTCGCGCTCGGTCGCCGATGGCGGCATCTCGGTAGCAGGTTGGACAGGGCAGATCGACGCCAATGCTGCGAAGGCGGGAAAGACGATCAAGGATGCCAAGCTCTCAGAAGAGGGCAAGGTGCTGCATGTGACGACCGGGCCGGCGGTGTCGTATTGGACTCCCGCGGACACAGCGTCGGGCGACTACACGGTAAGCGCGACCTTTAATGAGCCGAAGTACATGAACCTGAACAGCCACCCTCATCCATATGGTGTCTTTATCGCCGGTAACGATATGGGGACGGATCAGCAGAGCGATCTTTACTGCGCAGCCTATGGCAATGGCACCTTTATTGTGCGGGGATTCGGACCGGCGCCATTTCAGATGAATGGGCGGAGCGGAGAGTCGGATGCGGTGCACAAGGCCGCAGGGGTGGGGCAGCCGGTGACGCAGACGATCGCACTTTCAGTGAAGGGCAGCAAGGTGGAGTGCGCCATCAACGGTACCGTGGTTGCGAGCTACGACAAGTCCGAACTGGTGACGGCGGGAAAGCTGAAGTCGACCGATGGGGTCTATGGGATTCGCTTTGCGCATAACACCGAGGGTACCGTGACCGACTTGAAGGTGACAAAGCCGTAGTTGCGTGGGCGGAGAGGGTTCCATTTCGGAACTGCAAATGTTTGCAACTAGCTGATTTACATTGACTAACATGGCGTCAATGGTGAAAAATCCTTCTGCTGTCAGAATCTCAGGCTAATGCCACAGGTAGCGATGCCGATGAAGACTCTGATGGAGGATTTCATTGGCATGGCTCTGACTGCACTCTTTCCCGATGCTGCCCAAATGAGACGCACCGCCGTCTTGCACGACGCCGAAACTGCGAAGCGAGTAATTCGCAGGCGGCCCACTCAGGTACAGGGACAGGCGCTTGAAAAACTGGGGCGCGCCATTGAGTATCTGATGGACTCGCGAATGGCCTTGATCGATGAGCCTTCGACTAAAGCAGATGCAGAAGCGTTGGAGGTTCTGATGCGGTTGAGCCGGTGCGTCTTCTCGGAGTGCAAGGAGATCGTTCCCGTGAGACGGCGCCTGAAGGCGTGGGCGCTGGCCAAGCTCGTTAGAGCCTGAGGGTATTTGCTACCTTTAAAGAACGATGCCTCTTACGCTTGTTCTTAACGGCCAGTCCCGCACCTTCGATACACTTACGCAGCCCGCAAATCTTGATCTTGTCATCGCAGAACTTGGGCTGAAAGGGGATCGCGTCGCGGTTGAGCACAATGGCACGATCGTTCCGCGGAGTGCGTGGGCTCAGACCGAGGTTGCGGCAGATGACCGGCTGGAAGTCGTCCACTTTGTGGGTGGCGGAAGCCAAGGGCAAAACTAGACGGAGCGTCCGGCGATGAGATCGCTGAGAACGGTCTCCCACTGATCGCCGTAGTCTTTCCAGCCGCCTAGGCTTTGAACACGCCGAAGGGCTGCTTCACTCATTCTTGATTGCAGGGCCGGGTCATCGGCTAGCTGCTGCATCCTTTCGGTGAGAGCAGCAACATCGCGAATGGGGACAATGAAGCCTTCAACGCCATCGGTGAAGAGGTCTTCACCGCCAGTGTTGGTCGAGCAGAGAACGGGGCAGCCGCAGGCGAGGGCCTGTCCCTGAACCAGAGCGAGACCTTCTTCGAGGCTGGGAAGAACCATGACGTGGCTGGTGCTCATGAATCGGGCCAGCGTCTCCTGATTGACCGACCCTAAAAATTCCACGTTCTCGCGAGGTAGACGATTGAGAACCGTCTTGAGATCGGGATTGAGCGCTCCAACGACGCGGAGACGCTTTGCCGGATGACGGAGTTTGGCAAAGGCTTCGAGCAGGTAGGGAACTCCTTTGCGCAGGCCAACGGAGCCCGCGAAGAGAACTTCAAAACGGTCGGATGGCGGTTCGCCGGTGCGGGTGAAGCGTTCGAGCCGGACACCATAGGGGATGACGCGGAGCTTTTCTGCCGGGATGCCCATTTCCACGAAGGAGCGGGCAGCGAAGCGCGAGGGAACGGTGATGGCGTCCGCCATCTCGTAGATCTTCTCTTCGCGAATGGTGTCGCGGATGTCGGAGATAGGACGCTCAACACCCCAGCGACGATACTCGTCGGCGACGAGCTGCTCCTGATAGCGCTGGTGCGATGAGCCGCGATCACAGATAAACTTGCCGCCGCGCTGCTGGACGAGCCGTCCGGTTTTGAGCCCGGCACCAGAGAGAGCGATAAAGGCGTCGCAGGGAGGGATGCGGCGGAGTGTCCACTCATCGAAGGAGAGCGCGTTGACGTAGCCCAGTTGATCGCGCAGCCAGCGGGAGTCGACACGGGAACGAAGGACGAGCATCTCGGGCGCGTGGAACCAGGGAAAAGTCTTTACTTTGGCGTGATCGAGGCCCTCGCGCTTCAGTCGCGCCCAGGGCCAGGTGGAGTAGATGGCTTCGAGGTGGCCGCGGCGCTCGAGTTCGCGCGCGAGTTCGAAGTGATGGAAGACGCCAAAGACAGCCTGAACAATTCGCATGAGGGCTCGGGAGGAGGACTGAGTCGATAGTACCAAAGCGAGGGAAGTGGGAGATTGGCTGGGATTTTGGGGTAACGTTTTCCAGAGGCGATTTTTAAGGCGCTTCGCACCTTTCTTGATGTATTCTTCCCCAGACACCCGGAGCCATAATGAAACGATTTAGTATTGCCATTCTCGCGCTTATCTCTGCGTCTGCACTCGGTCAATCGAAGCCTTCTGCTTATCTCGACCCATCGTTGCCGGCGGCTGTGCGCGCTCACGATGTGGTCTCGAAGATGACGCTCGACGAGAAGGCATCGCAACTCGAAGATTGGGCCACGGCGATCCCGCGGTTGGGGATCCCTGACTATCAGACGTGGAGCGAGGCGCTGCACGGCGTGGCGAACTCTGGATTTGCCACCGTGTTTCCTCAGGCGATTGGTATGGCCGCGACATGGGACCCGTCGATGGTGCATGAGATGGGCGATGTCATCTCGACGGAGGGCCGCGCGAAGTACAACGAGGCGCAGCGGGAAGGGAACCATCGCATCTTCTACGGGCTGACCTTCTGGTCGCCGAATATCAATATCTTTCGCGATCCGCGCTGGGGTCGGGGGCAGGAGACCTATGGCGAAGACCCGTTTCTGACCAGCCACATGGGCGACGCATTTGTTCAGGGTGTACAAGGGGACGACCCTGCGCACCCGGTTGCCATTGCGACAGCCAAGCATTTCGCGGTGCATAGCGGGCCTGAATCACTGCGGCACGTCTTCAACGTCGATGTCAGCCCACGCGATCTGGAAGAGACCTACCTGCCCGCGTTCCGCTCGCTGGTTGTGGATGGTCATGTGAAGTCGGTGATGTGCGCCTACAACGCCATTGATGGCACCGCTGCGTGTGCCAACAAGATGCTATTGCAGGACCACCTGCGCGGAGCGTGGGGCTTCAAGGGCTTTGTCGTATCGGACTGCGCCGCCATTGTCGATGTCACGCACGGGCATCACAATGCGCCGGACATTATGCACGCTGCGGCGATCTCAATCGAAGCCGGCACTGATCTATCGTGCAGCATCTGGTCTCCGGGATTTAATACACTGGCCGATGCCGTTCGGAAGGGCGTGGTCTCCGAAGATCTTTTGACGCGTTCCGCGGAGCGCTTGTACACAGGACGCTTTGAGCTTGGCATGTTTGGCGCACCGGGATCGAGTCCCTACGACAAGATACCGTTCTCTGAAGACGCTTCCGAGGAGCACCGCCAGGTTGCCTTGAAGGCAGCGGAAGAGTCGATGGTGTTGTTGAAGAACAATGGCGTGCTGCCGCTACGCCAGACGGTGAAGAACATCGCCGTGATTGGACCGACTGCCGATCTTCTGGCTTCGCTGGAAGGAAATTACAACGGCGTGGCGCTGCACCCGGTCTCTCCGCTTGATGGGATTGCCAAACAGTTTCCCGGAGCGAAGATTCATTATGCCCAAGGCTCCATGCTGGCCGATGGCGTTGGCGTGCCGGTGCCGCGTACGGTCTTTGGCTCTGGATTGCGCACCGAATATTTTGCCACCTCCGATTGGACGGGACGGCCAGTTGCGGTGAGTACCGAGCCGGAGGTCCAGTACGACTGGCGTGATGCCGTGCCGAACCCGGAGATCCATACCCACAACTACTCTGTTCGCTGGAGCGGCAAGATGAGCGCGCCAGCGGCAGGAAAGTACACTTTCATCTTTGAGGGAGGCCCGCCCTTTCCCTATTCCCCGAAGGAGTCGTACCGGTTTGTGCTCGACGGCAAGGTGCTCTCCGAGGGGCGCCTCGACGGCGGCAAACTCGACATGGGAGCGTTCACGGTGGCCAAGGGGGCGTCGCCTTCGGCTCCGCCGGTGATGACCGGCTCTCGCCCGGCACGGATTGAAGTGACGTTCAACGATACAAAGGCTCATGACTTCCAGCTTGAATATAGCCACTCTGGCGACCGTGCCGGAGGAAGCGCTGTGCTCAAGTGGGAGACCCCTGCACAGGTTCAGATTGACGAAGCAGTTGCCGCGGCAAAGGCGTCTGACGTTGTGCTCGCCTTTGTCGGGCTTTCGCCACAGTTGGAAGGCGAAGAGATGCCCATCAAGATCAAGGGCTTCGATGGCGGCGACCGCACCAGCATCGATCTGCCTGAATCGCAGAAGCAGATGCTCGAAGCTGTGGCAGCAACAGGGAAGCCGGTCATCGTCGTATCGCTGAGCGGCAGTGCGCTGGCGCTCTCGTGGGCGAAGGAACATGCGGCGGCAGTTTTGCAGGCATGGTATCCGGGAGTGGCGGGTGGCACAGCGATTGCCCGCACGCTGGCTGGAGAGAACAATCCTGCTGGCCGTCTGCCGATCACCTTCTATGCCAGTACCGATGATCTTCCTGCCTTCACGGACTACTCCATGAAGAACCGGACCTATCGCTACTTTACGGGCAAGCCGCTCTGGGGATTTGGCTATGGCTTGAGCTATTCCAGCTTCCGCTACGGGCCGGTGAAGCTGTCATCTTCTTCCGTGACTGCCGGACAGCCATTGACTGCGACCGTCAGCGTGACGAATACCAGCGCACGGGCAGGCGATGAGGTTGTCGAAGCTTATCTCAAGACGCCACAAGTCGATGGTCCTGAGCGCTCGCTGGTCGGCTTCAGGCGAGTTCACCTGAAAGCCGGAGAAAGTCGCCAAGTCTCTCTGGAGCTGAGTCCGCGTTCGCTCTCGGGCGTCGATGAAAAGGGACAGCGTTCGATTCTTGCTGGCGAATACCGGCTGAGCGTCGGATCGACACAACCTGCGGAGACAACGCGTAAGTCAGAGACAACCTTCGATATTCATGGCACAGCCGCGCTTCCAAAGTAAATCGCCTAGTCGCAGTCGGAGGCTGTAGTTGCGGTTCAGAAGATTCTGTCGGTTTTGCCGCTAAGAGATCGTCAGGCAGTCCGCTGTAGACTTGGTTAAAGTTCACTGGCGAGGTGGATCCATGCCAAACTACACGAAGACTGCCGAGGCGATCTCTCGGCTTTCTCCAGAGGAATTCAAGGTCACCCAACAAAGCGGGACCGAGCGGCCCTTCGAGAATGCCTATTGGGATCATGATGAGCCCGGTTTGTATGTCGATATCGTATCGGGCGAGCCGCTGTTTTCGTCACTCGATAAATTTCACAGCAACTGCGGCTGGCCAAGTTTCACTAAGCCGGTTGAGCCAGAGAATGTGGACGAACGGTCTGATAGCAGCCATGGAATGAAGCGGACCGAGGTTCGGTCGCTCCACGGCGACAGCCACCTCGGTCATGTCTTTGATGATGGACCCAAAGACGCCGGTGGCTTGCGCTATTGCATCAACTCTGCTTCGCTGCGTTTCATTGCTCTTGATGAGCTTGAGAGCGAAGGTTACGGCAGCTATCTCAACCTGTTTGAGTCTCAGAAAGGGAAGTGACGACAATGGCCTCATCCAACGAACATGCAATTCTTGCCGGCGGCTGTTTCTGGGGAGTGCAGGATTTATTGCGCCGCTATCCGGGCGTCATCTCTACGCGCGTCGGATACACGGGCGGTGACGTCTCGAATGCGACCTACCGCAATCACCATGGCCATGCCGAAGCGATTGAGATCGTCTTCGACCCTGAGAAGCTTTCTTACCGTCGACTTCTGGAATTCTTTTTTCAGATTCACGATCCGACGACTTTGAACCGTCAAGGAAACGATACGGGGACAAGCTATCGCTCGGCGATCTTTTACACGACCGACGAGCAGCGGAAAATTGCCGAAGAGACCATCGCCGATGTCAACGCCTCCGGGTTGTGGCCAGCCAAGGTGGTGACGGAGGTCGCCCCAGCGAGCGATTTCTGGGAGGCTGAGCCGGAGCATCAGGATTATCTGGAGCGCATTCCGAATGGATACACCTGCCACTTCATCCGACCGGGCTGGGTGCTTCCACGACGAACCAAGTGAACGCTACTGAGAGATAGGCTCGAATTTCAAGGGTGGCGTACACTTGGAGGGATAACTACGCGAACAGAAAGATTACGCCAAACTGTTCCGACGCATGACGGTCCCGGAGGGATCGGTGTCGAATGCCCTCTTCCCAAGTACAAAGCCCGTCGCTTAGAAGCGCATCACCCGAGATTCCAGTCGTGGCGATTGGCGCATCGGCAGGCGGCCTGGAAGCTCTTACGGCGATTCTCCGTGCTCTTCCCACTGATATCGCCATGGCATTCATGCTGATTCAGCATCTTGACCCTAAGCGCCATAGCATTTTGCCAGAACTGCTCTCGAAGGCGACCAGGATTCCTGTGCTGGAAGCCATCGATGCTATGAAGATCGAGTCGAATCGCGTCTATGTAATGCCGAGCAATGTTGATATTTCCATTACCGATGGCCACTTTGGGCTGACGCCGCGAATCCTGGATCACAAGCAGCATTTGCCTATCGACATCTTCATGCGCTCTCTGGCGGATGTTCGCAAAAGCCAGGCCATCGGCGTCATTCTCTCAGGTACCGCCTCGGACGGCACCGCGGGGGTTGAAGCAATTCGCGCCGAAGGTGGGGTGACCTTCGCGCAGGATCCCGAGACAGCGAAGTTCGACGGCATGCCTCGGAGCGCGATTGAATCCGGCTGCATTGATTTCGTTTTACCTCCCGAGAAGATTGCGGCGGAGTTGTCCTGGATGAGCAGTCATCCCAACGCCCGGAGAAAATCGGTTGATTCGCTGGAAGAACCAAAGGACGATGACCACGTTTTCGATTCAATCTTGAGACTGGTGAGCACTTCGCAAGGCGCCGACTTCACCAAATACAAACCCAACACCATTCATCGGCGTACCCAGCAGCGGATGGCCGCTCTCAGCATCGTTTCCCTTGCAGCCTATCTCACTTATCTCGGAGAGCATCCGGAAGAGGTGGCAACCCTCTCAAATCACGTTCTGATTCCGGTAACAGAGTTCTTTCGCAATCCAGAGGTCTTTGAGGACCTTGCAAGTACGGTTTACCCGGCGATTGTTGGAGAAA encodes:
- the msrB gene encoding peptide-methionine (R)-S-oxide reductase MsrB, producing the protein MPNYTKTAEAISRLSPEEFKVTQQSGTERPFENAYWDHDEPGLYVDIVSGEPLFSSLDKFHSNCGWPSFTKPVEPENVDERSDSSHGMKRTEVRSLHGDSHLGHVFDDGPKDAGGLRYCINSASLRFIALDELESEGYGSYLNLFESQKGK
- the msrA gene encoding peptide-methionine (S)-S-oxide reductase MsrA, which gives rise to MASSNEHAILAGGCFWGVQDLLRRYPGVISTRVGYTGGDVSNATYRNHHGHAEAIEIVFDPEKLSYRRLLEFFFQIHDPTTLNRQGNDTGTSYRSAIFYTTDEQRKIAEETIADVNASGLWPAKVVTEVAPASDFWEAEPEHQDYLERIPNGYTCHFIRPGWVLPRRTK
- a CDS encoding glycoside hydrolase family 3 C-terminal domain-containing protein, with the translated sequence MKRFSIAILALISASALGQSKPSAYLDPSLPAAVRAHDVVSKMTLDEKASQLEDWATAIPRLGIPDYQTWSEALHGVANSGFATVFPQAIGMAATWDPSMVHEMGDVISTEGRAKYNEAQREGNHRIFYGLTFWSPNINIFRDPRWGRGQETYGEDPFLTSHMGDAFVQGVQGDDPAHPVAIATAKHFAVHSGPESLRHVFNVDVSPRDLEETYLPAFRSLVVDGHVKSVMCAYNAIDGTAACANKMLLQDHLRGAWGFKGFVVSDCAAIVDVTHGHHNAPDIMHAAAISIEAGTDLSCSIWSPGFNTLADAVRKGVVSEDLLTRSAERLYTGRFELGMFGAPGSSPYDKIPFSEDASEEHRQVALKAAEESMVLLKNNGVLPLRQTVKNIAVIGPTADLLASLEGNYNGVALHPVSPLDGIAKQFPGAKIHYAQGSMLADGVGVPVPRTVFGSGLRTEYFATSDWTGRPVAVSTEPEVQYDWRDAVPNPEIHTHNYSVRWSGKMSAPAAGKYTFIFEGGPPFPYSPKESYRFVLDGKVLSEGRLDGGKLDMGAFTVAKGASPSAPPVMTGSRPARIEVTFNDTKAHDFQLEYSHSGDRAGGSAVLKWETPAQVQIDEAVAAAKASDVVLAFVGLSPQLEGEEMPIKIKGFDGGDRTSIDLPESQKQMLEAVAATGKPVIVVSLSGSALALSWAKEHAAAVLQAWYPGVAGGTAIARTLAGENNPAGRLPITFYASTDDLPAFTDYSMKNRTYRYFTGKPLWGFGYGLSYSSFRYGPVKLSSSSVTAGQPLTATVSVTNTSARAGDEVVEAYLKTPQVDGPERSLVGFRRVHLKAGESRQVSLELSPRSLSGVDEKGQRSILAGEYRLSVGSTQPAETTRKSETTFDIHGTAALPK